One genomic window of Medicago truncatula cultivar Jemalong A17 chromosome 1, MtrunA17r5.0-ANR, whole genome shotgun sequence includes the following:
- the LOC25484919 gene encoding uncharacterized protein: MEVCAESTHCNGKQTLKHSKPADEVKRSSENTCRCSRPNGKQNLKQTSTFVNHAANAWHENRKKWVGDKAMHSPRTPKDPIISWSTSYEDLLSTHEPFAERIPLPEMVDFLVDIWLDEEGTFE; the protein is encoded by the exons ATGGAGGTCTGTGCTGAAAGTACCCATTGCAATGGGAAACAGACTTTGAAGCATTCTAAACCTGCAGATGAAGTAAAAAGATCAAGTGAAAACACTTGCAGATGTTCTCGTCCAAACGGGAAGCAAAATTTGAAGCAAACTTCCACTTTTGTCAATCATG CTGCAAATGCTTGGCATGAGAATAGAAAAAAGTGGGTTGGCGATAAGGCTATGCATTCACCAAGAACACCTAAGGATCCAATTATTAG cTGGTCAACATCATACGAAGACCTACTTTCTACTCACGAACCTTTTGCTGAACGAATACCCTTGCCT GAGATGGTAGATTTCTTAGTTGATATTTGGCTTGACGAAGAAGGCACCTTTGAATAA